The proteins below come from a single Bactrocera dorsalis isolate Fly_Bdor chromosome 5, ASM2337382v1, whole genome shotgun sequence genomic window:
- the LOC105225138 gene encoding 28S ribosomal protein S35, mitochondrial, protein MASLTRLLERNLRNSSTAAGRRLYSQTQEEPAAGTKHEFDDEEFRVLNLRAAKQTDQQKRRVFKKEAALPPRHLKMATDQDWTAVWPGPRTFQPSSVPLPLRQGYTEKGAAPPSKFVNAELMKIPNFLHLTPPAIRQQCEALKKFCTPWPKGLESVEKWEKHFPIEVKSTDYCHALPTIRNPDARRVTLNIKLSDLKFDAHAKDKFLRLVGDRYNPNTGILTIVADRCPLRKQNYDYAMYLLTACYHESFVTEPWEQNKSEADMEYYSFERNKSKQTAEAIINWGIPTDAAKLEVSQDFAQTVELLINEGENEYNLGRYKEEVLKLLSVRNE, encoded by the exons ATGGCATCTTTAACACGTCTGCTTGAGAGGAATTTACGTAATTCCAGCACAGCAGCAGGTAGACGGCTATACAGTCAGACACAAGAGGAACCAGCAGCTGGTACCAAGCATGAATTTGACGACGAAG AATTTCGTGTACTCAACTTGCGTGCTGCTAAGCAAACAGATCAACAGAAACGTCGTGTATTCAAAAAAGAAGCAGCGCTGCCGCCTCGTCATCTCAAAATGGCAACGGATCAGGATTGGACTGCTGTGTGGCCGGGTCCACGTACATTTCAACCAAGTAGTGTGCCACTGCCTTTGCGTCAAGGTTACACAGAAAAGGGTGCAGCACCTCCATCTAAATTCGTCAATGCGGAGCTTatgaaaattccaaattttctacATTTAACACCACCGGCCATTCGTCAACAATGTgaagctttgaaaaaattttgtacacCATGGCCTAAAGGCTTAGAGTCTGTGGAAAAATGGGAAAAACATTTTCCTATCGAAGTTAAAAGTACAGATTACTGTCATGCTCTACCCACCATACGCAATCCAGATGCTCGGCGTGTAACACTGAATATTAAGTTGTCAGATTTGAAATTTGATGCACATGCAAAGGATAAATTTTTACGCTTAGTTGGTGATCGTTACAACCCGAACACCGGTATACTAACAATTGTGGCGGATAGATGTCCTTTGAGGAAACAAAACTATGATTATGCAATGTATTTGTTAACTGCTTGCTATCATGAATCATTTGTTACTGAACCATGGGAACAAAACAAATCGGAAGCAGATATggaatattatagttttgaaCGAAATAAGTCAAAACAAACGGCAGAGGCAATAATAAATTGGGGCATACCCACTGACGCCGCGAAATTGGAAGTCAGTCAAGATTTTGCACAAACCGTAGAATTGCTTATAAATGAAGGCGAAAATGAATACAATTTGGGGAGATATAAAGAAGAGGTATTAAAGTTGCTAAGTGTAAGAAACGAATAA
- the LOC105225140 gene encoding pyridoxal kinase — protein sequence MGKPDLDRRVLSIQSHVVHGYVGNKSAAFPLQVLGFEVDAINSVQLSNHTGYKAIKGQILQEKELVELFEGLEANNLLQFYSHLLTGYTGNGSFLKRISYIVKKLREINPRLIYVCDPVMGDNGKMYVPEDLLPIYRDEIIPLADIITPNQYEVELLTEKKITNEDDVWSAVQWFHDRGIETVVISSSELGRENELRAFLSKKNGSRYIINIPRQGNGISFTGTGDLFASLFLAHSHFTNDLGIAFEKTIASLQAVIKRTLESMPEDVLSGKRKVTAQECELKLIQSKGVIESPLVVLKAQQIK from the exons ATGGGTAAACCAGACTTGGACAGACGTGTTCTCTCCATACAAAGTCACGTGGTACACGGTTATGTCGGGAATAAGAGTGCTGCATTTCCATTACAG GTATTGGGTTTCGAAGTTGACGCCATAAATTCTGTGCAGTTATCTAATCACACTGGCTACAAAGCCATTAAAGGGCAAATATTGCAAGAAAAGGAACTTG tTGAACTCTTTGAAGGATTGGAGGCCAATAACTTGCTACAATTTTACTCTCATTTACTAACGGGTTATACGGGTAATGGGTCATTTTTAAAACGAATttcttatattgtaaaaaagcTTAGGGAAATCAACCCCCGTTTGATATATG TTTGTGATCCTGTCATGGGCGATAACGGCAAAATGTATGTACCTGAAGATTTACTGCCAATTTATCGCGATGAAATTATACCCCTTGCCGATATAATAACTCCAAACCAATATGAAGTAGAATTACTAACGGAAAAAAAGATTACTAACGAAGACGATGTTTGGTCGGCGGTTCAATGGTTTCATGACCGCGGTATCGAAACAGTGGTGATTTCTAGCAGTGAACTGGGCCGAGAAAATGAGTTACGTGCTTTTTTGAGCAAGAAAAACGGCAGCCgctatataataaatattccacGTCAAGGAAACGGTATATCATTTACAG GTACTGGTGACCTCTTTGCTTCGCTTTTCCTGGCACACAGTCACTTCACGAATGATTTGGGAATCGCTTTTGAAAAAACGATAGCCTCATTGCAAGCTGTAATAAAACGCACACTTGAATCCATGCCCGAGGATGTTTTGTCCGGCAAACGTAAAGTAACTGCACAAGAGTGTGAACTTAAATTAATACAAAGTAAAGGTGTTATTGAAAGCCCACTGGTAGTGCTAAAGgcacaacaaataaaataa
- the LOC105225141 gene encoding kinesin-like protein KIF18A gives MSTEQTNIKVVVRVRPYNRRELEQNQRQIVKVLDNNTLLFDPDEEDDEFFFQGTKQNYRDITKRVNKKISMDFDRVYDPEATNQQIFEECTSPLVASVLNGYNCSVFVYGATGAGKTFTMLGSETCPGLTFLTMRELFEKIQVQSTTHKFDVGVSYLEVYNELVMNLLTKTGPLKLREDSNGVVVSGLVLKPIYSADELLQLLAQGNSNRTQHPTDANAESSRSHAIFQVHIRMTDRKTGTKRTVKLSMIDLAGSERAASTKGIGVRFKEGASINKSLLALGNCINKLADGMKHIPYRDSNLTRILKDSLGGNCQTLMVANVSMSSLTYEDTYNTLKYASRAKKIRTTLKQNVLKSNMPKDFYIKKVTELMAENERLKAKVTQLEKSSEVTRSYNESELKAWYSKIDEVYSNFIKTQEYVIVNQSKIKSMNFREKLKKENIAYNTLLERNSIKSEEMLTASTSGYNKEIARLEEEYTRWRRKLHDANKDLEKLKKEIQESKYVEILKKYEKGKDLEVRHSKQNITINHISGINAEFLRDSDKLRKAFGMACELLHKSYDDLSTNMQDKYEQLQHFIKTHAYFGQEDYKKDSDEDLEVPTLKIRKGKRLHKIANADEPTSTSTVKRPCLQRTELTNDFDLDIMEDTDSDDCISNFKKPTIKHTIMDETHVLSCVTDDEYSTSTDVSAKKSVTESKETNSLMRKKNFVSNILSEQIAKVPTNNKDRMKNVLLKSKAFNHHGLLKTVAAGVQKENKKFSPGRVRKSPRSVMVKSLATTANIVKRQAVRTVNANSNDPIVRINRAASFRVKK, from the exons ATGTCTACAgaacaaacaaacattaaagTTGTGGTAAGAGTGCGGCCCTACAATCGAAGGGAGTTGGAACAAAACCAGCGCCAAATTGTCAAGGTATTGGACAACAACACTCTGCTCTTTGATCCCGATGAAGAGGATGATGAGTTCTTTTTTCAAGGGACAAAACAGAACTATCGAGATATTACAAAACgtgtcaataaaaaaatcagtaTGGATTTTGACAGAGTATATGATCCAGAAGCAACAAATCAGCAAATTTTTGAAGAATGCACATCACCTTTAGTTGCTTCAGTGTTGAACGG ATACAACTGTTCCGTGTTTGTCTACGGTGCCACTGGAGCAGGGAAGACATTTACTATGCTTGGCAGTGAAACATGTCCTGGTCTAACTTTTCTTACTATGCgtgaactatttgaaaaaatacaagTCCAAAGCACTACTCATAAATTTGATGTAGGCGTAAGCTATTTAGAAGTCTATAATGAATTAGTAATGAACCTTTTGACAAAAACTGGACCATTAAAGCTGCGAGAGGACTCGAATGGTGTAGTTGTTAGTGGGCTCGTTTTAAAGCCAATTTATAGTGCCGATGAACTTTTACAACTACTGGCACAAGGAAACTCAAATCGCACACAGCACCCAACTGATGCCAATGCAGAGAGTTCACGTTCTCATGCTATTTTCCAAGTTCATATTCGAATGACAGATCGCAAAACCGGTACAAAACGCACAGTGAAATTATCTATGATTGATTTGGCTGGCAGTGAACGAGCTGCCAGCACAAAAGGAATAGGAGTCCGTTTTAAGGAAGGTGCTagcataaataaaagtttactAGCATTAGGAAATTGCATCAACAAATTGGCAGATGGAATGAAACATATTCCTTACCGGGATTCAAACTTAACACGTATACTGAAGGACTCCCTTGGAGGTAATTGTCAAACCTTAATGGTAGCTAATGTTTCAATGAGTTCGTTGACGTACGAGGACACCTACAACACTTTAAAA taTGCGAGCCGAGCGAAGAAGATTCGAACAACACTTAAGCAAAATGTGCTCAAATCCAACATGCCTAAAgatttctatataaaaaaagttacagaacttatggctgaaaacgaacgtCTTAAAGCTAAAGTGACTCAGCTTGAAAAATCTTCGGAAGTCACACGATCTTATAATGAAAGCGAATTGAAAGCCTGGTACAGCAAGATCGATGAAGtgtattcaaattttattaaaacacaaGAATATGTTATTGTCAATCAAAGCAAAATCAAGAGTATGAACTTTCGTGAGAAACTGAAGAAGGAAAATATAGCTTACAATACGCTACTTGAGCGGAATTCCATTAAATCAGAGGAG ATGCTTACAGCTTCTACCTCTGGTTACAATAAAGAAATCGCCCGGCTTGAAGAGGAATATACGCGCTGGCGCCGAAAGTTACATGATGCAAATAAGGATCTAGAGAAACTGAAGAAGGAAATACAAGAATCtaaatatgttgaaattttgaaaaaatatgaaaaaggaaAAGACTTGGAAGTGCGccattcaaaacaaaatattacgaTCAACCACATATCCGGCATAAATGCTGAATTTTTGCGGGATTCAGATAAACTGCGCAAAGCCTTTGGTATGGCATGCGAATTACTACATAAGTCGTATGATGATCTCAGTACAAATATGCAAGATAAATACGAACAGTtacaacattttataaaaacacaTGCATATTTTGGTCAAGAGGATTATAAAAAGGACAGCGATGAAGATTTGGAAGTTCCAACACTAAAGATAAGAAAAGGAAAACGGTTACATAAAATTGCTAACGCCGATGAGCCCACATCCACAAGCACTGTAAAAAGACCTTGTTTGCAACGAACAGAGTTGACGAATGACTTTGACTTAGATATTATGGAGGACACGGATTCTGATGACTGCATTAGTAATTTCAAAAAACCTACAATCAAACATACGATTATGGATGAAACACATGTGTTGTCGTGTGTCACAGATGATGAGTACAGTACGAGTACGGATGTGAGTGCGAAAAAGTCAGTAACAGAGAGCAAGGAAACGAACAGCTTAATGCGAAAAAAGAATTTTGTCAGTAATATACTATCGGAGCAAATAGCTAAAGTGCCAACGAACAACAAGGATCGAATGAAGAATG tATTGTTGAAATCAAAGGCATTTAATCATCATGGGCTTTTAAAGACTGTAGCGGCTGGCGtacaaaaggaaaataaaaaattcagtcCGGGTCGCGTACGTAAAAGTCCGCGTAGTGTTATGGTTAAAT cACTTGCGACAACAGCGAATATTGTGAAACGACAAGCAGTGCGCACAGTAAATGCTAATAGCAATGATCCTATCGTTCGAATAAACCGCGCCGCCTCTTTTAGAGTTAAGAAATAG
- the LOC109579178 gene encoding ribosome-recycling factor, mitochondrial, translating into MYTRRAFSILRNFSTRDLHLGNLKFSQIFPGTSNVLKTLPLARLPQAQSTFINTLQIRGYAKSKDKKKEKGKKAGKVEINEAQLREVINFDGVNDHMQKAVQQMRDDFVKHLSLRSTSGAIESLRVHIDGAEHELQELAQISRKNPKTIVVNMIAFPQTIPDVLKAIANSGMNLNPQQDGTTIFIPIPKVTKEHRENLSKNAKTLFIKYRDLIRDIQNNTIKKLKKQSDISKDDIFAIQTQVTAIADKYIAEADKLLATKQKELIGES; encoded by the coding sequence ATGTACACAAGAAGAGCTTTCTCGATTTTACGGAATTTTTCAACGCGTGATTTGCATttaggaaatttaaaattttctcaaattttcccAGGCACAAGCAATGTTCTTAAAACCTTGCCCTTGGCTAGGTTACCACAAGCACAgtcaacatttataaatacctTACAGATACGAGGTTATGCAAAGAGCAAAGATAAGAAAAAGGAGAAAGGTAAAAAGGCGGGGAAAGTTGAAATCAATGAAGCACAGCTTCGCGaagtaataaattttgatgGCGTAAATGATCATATGCAGAAAGCGGTGCAACAGATGCGAGACGATTTTGTAAAACATTTGTCACTGCGTTCAACATCAGGCGCTATAGAAAGTCTGCGTGTGCATATCGACGGTGCTGAACATGAGTTACAAGAACTTGcacaaatttcaagaaaaaatccTAAAACTATTGTTGTTAATATGATTGCTTTCCCTCAAACTATACCTGATGTTCTAAAAGCAATTGCAAATAGTGGCATGAATCTTAATCCACAACAGGATGGAACTACTATATTTATTCCTATACCGAAAGTCACAAAGGAACATCGTGAAAACCtatcgaaaaatgcaaaaactctTTTCATCAAGTATCGTGATTTAATTCGAGACATACAAAATaatactattaaaaaattaaagaaacaaagTGATATATCGAAAGATGATATTTTCGCTATTCAAACACAAGTAACCGCTATAGCAGACAAGTACATAGCAGAAGCTGATAAATTACTTGCAACGAAACAAAAAGAGCTAATTGGCGAATCATAG
- the LOC105225144 gene encoding protein FAM76A, whose amino-acid sequence MSSVLFACSKCFSRHPFEELSAGQQLCKNCRGNSSVVKCTYCRTEFQPTSKNQTACKKCEHCLNKYGKPNACECCKIVAAFGNSKCIRCATYEAKYGPPIQCDECKQRCAFDKRDENKKVNGKLLCWLCTSSFKRALLKAQQEGRISAKKRQHEKSHRESSTSGKKSSRPSADIKSTGAVGGSGSSNAITSSSSDMPEKISRTGSGGSGGSGSGNGSGMGLSSIAAPAVITIDPNSADHVVAMTNLKERIASLEKRLQQKDKELLEKDKLLTELKGKNFEKEIEMRNKLKEVDRLHDMKVENLNRKVSSLLKELAAVKKSSKKNGTSGGANAKERQSEREKRENLSPKEEIVEEEQSREKEVKEEKIDKDELKSDEEQETEEKRSVGSGSNSPVTN is encoded by the exons ATGAGTTCTGTGTTATTTGCTTGCTCAAAATGTTTCTCAAGACATCCATTTGAGGAATTGTCTGCAGGTCAACAGCTATGCAAG AATTGCCGAGGAAATAGCTCCGTTGTTAAATGTACTTATTGTCGCACTGAATTTCAACCAACAAG CAAGAATCAGACAGCCTGTAAAAAATGTGAGCATTGTCTTAACAAGTATGGCAAACCTAATGCCTGTGAATGTTGCAAGATTGTAGCGGCGTTCGGAAACTCAAAATGTATAAG ATGTGCAACCTACGAAGCGAAATATGGCCCACCGATACAATGTGATGAATGCAAGCAGCGATGTGCTTTCGATAAACGTGACGAGAACAAAAAG GTGAATGGTAAATTGCTTTGTTGGCTATGTACCAGTTCATTTAAGCGCGCTCTACTTAAGGCTCAACAAGAAGGACGAATATCGGCTAAAAAACGACAACATGAAAAATCTCATCGCGAGAGTTCAACATCAGGCAAAAAATCGTCTCGACCTTCAGCTGATATCAAAAGTACTGGCGCCGTTGGTGGGAGTGGAAGTAGTAATGCTATTACATCTTCAAGCAGTGATATGCCTGAAAAAATAAGTCGTACAGGATCTGGGGGAAGTGGTGGCAGTGGCAGTGGTAACGGCTCTGGAATGGGATTAAGTTCTATTGCAGCACCAGCAGTTATAACAATTGATCCCAATTCAGCGGATCATGTCGTGGCGATGACAAATTTAAAAGAACGTATCGCCAGTTTGGAAAAACGTCTACAACAAAAGGATAAAGAATTATTGGAAAAAGATAAATTA tTGACAGAGCTGAAAGGCAAGAATTTCGAAAAGGAAATCGAAATGCGCAACAAGTTAAAGGAAGTTGATAGGTTACATGATATGAAAGTAGAGAATCTTAATCGTAAAGTTAGTAGTCTCTTAAAAGAATTAGCTGCGGTTAAGAAGAGCTCAAAAAAGAATGGAACAAGTGGCGGTGCAAACGCTAAGGAGCGTCAAAGTGAACGTGAAAAACGGGAAAATCTTTCACCCAAAGAGGAGATTGTTGAGGAGGAGCAATCGCGTGAAAAGGAAGTAAAAGAGGAAAAGATAGATAAAGACGAACTTAAAAGTGACGAAGAACAAGAAACCGAAGAAAAGAGGAGTGTGGGTTCTGGTTCTAATAGCCCGGTAACAAATTGA
- the LOC105225143 gene encoding adrenodoxin-like protein 1, mitochondrial: MIRLLLRQFRNISHNNPPIQLLPSSRWMHTTNTLLHGEYEWQDPKSDDEIVRVTYIDKDGKRTEVKGKVGDNVLYLAHRYGIEMEGACEASLACTTCHVYVIGNHFDQLPEADEKEDDLLDMAPFLRENSRLGCQIVLTKELDGLQLQLPSATRNFYVDGHKPKPH, from the exons ATGATCCGTTTATTGTTGCGGCAATTTAGGAATATTTCACATAATAATCCACCCATTCAACTGTTGCCGTCATCGAGGTGGATGCATACAACCAATA CACTACTCCATGGTGAATATGAATGGCAAGATCCCAAATCAGACGACGAAAT TGTTCGTGTTACGTACATCGACAAAGATGGTAAACGCACTGAAGTCAAAGGAAAAGTTGGTGATAATGTTCTCTACTTAGCACATCGTTATGGAATCGAAATGGAAG GCGCTTGTGAAGCATCACTGGCCTGCACAACTTGTCATGTGTACGTAATTGGAAATCATTTCGATCAGTTGCCGGAAGCGGACGAAAAAGAAGACGACTTGTTGGATATGGCTCCCTTCTTACGAGAAAATTCACGTCTAGGTTGTCAAATAGTATTAACAAAGGAATTGGATGGTTTACAATTGCAGTTGCCCAGCGCAACACGAAATTTCTATGTGGATGGCCACAAACCCAAACCACATTGA
- the LOC105225145 gene encoding uncharacterized protein LOC105225145 isoform X2 yields the protein MTMDKIDSDILKVINSLECAKKQCLHCKDGIAAITSTIRNTLLEINDIQERNQDRRHGELMALFEKYFKNDQCKVFGTSANDVEQPQVDKQAENIIVSKTQENKQSVNVRKRRVSLRENVTQATPSKNSTEEINSFKVEPISCTSPTERVNVKANQRDELIAMREKMLAIQRRKMEDRERRKRESSAR from the exons ATGACAATGGACAAAATTGACAGTGATatattaaaagttataaattctTTGGAATGTGCTAAAAAACAATGTCTCCATTGTAAAGATGGTATTGCAGCTATAACAAGTACTATTCGAAATACTCTGTTGGAAATTAATGACATTCAGGAGCGAAATCAGGACCGTCGTCATGGAGAGCTTATggctttatttgaaaagtatttcaaaaatgATCAATGTAAAGTTTTTGGAACATCCGCGAAT GATGTGGAACAGCCACAAGTTGACAAGCAAgctgaaaatattattgtttcgaAGACACAGGAAAATAAGCAATCTGTGAATGTACGAAAGCGTCGTGTAAGTTTAAGAGAAAACGTTACACAAGCAACACCTTCGAAAAATTCTACGGAGGAAATCAACAGTTTCAAAGTAGAGCCTATATCATGTACTAGTCCAACGGAAAGGGTAAATGTGAAAGCAAATCAAAGAGATGAACTTATTGCCATGCGTGAAAAAATGCTTGCCATTCAGCGACGAAAAATGGAGGATCGAGAACGTAGAAAACGTGAGAGTAGTGCTAGGTAG
- the LOC105225145 gene encoding uncharacterized protein LOC105225145 isoform X1 produces the protein MTMDKIDSDILKVINSLECAKKQCLHCKDGIAAITSTIRNTLLEINDIQERNQDRRHGELMALFEKYFKNDQCKVFGTSANVSLENSTDSSNSLNSEHFVKDVEQPQVDKQAENIIVSKTQENKQSVNVRKRRVSLRENVTQATPSKNSTEEINSFKVEPISCTSPTERVNVKANQRDELIAMREKMLAIQRRKMEDRERRKRESSAR, from the coding sequence ATGACAATGGACAAAATTGACAGTGATatattaaaagttataaattctTTGGAATGTGCTAAAAAACAATGTCTCCATTGTAAAGATGGTATTGCAGCTATAACAAGTACTATTCGAAATACTCTGTTGGAAATTAATGACATTCAGGAGCGAAATCAGGACCGTCGTCATGGAGAGCTTATggctttatttgaaaagtatttcaaaaatgATCAATGTAAAGTTTTTGGAACATCCGCGAATGTAAGTTTAGAAAATTCAACAGATTCTTCCAATTCGTTGAACAGTGAACATTTCGTTAAGGATGTGGAACAGCCACAAGTTGACAAGCAAgctgaaaatattattgtttcgaAGACACAGGAAAATAAGCAATCTGTGAATGTACGAAAGCGTCGTGTAAGTTTAAGAGAAAACGTTACACAAGCAACACCTTCGAAAAATTCTACGGAGGAAATCAACAGTTTCAAAGTAGAGCCTATATCATGTACTAGTCCAACGGAAAGGGTAAATGTGAAAGCAAATCAAAGAGATGAACTTATTGCCATGCGTGAAAAAATGCTTGCCATTCAGCGACGAAAAATGGAGGATCGAGAACGTAGAAAACGTGAGAGTAGTGCTAGGTAG